Proteins from one Oscillatoria nigro-viridis PCC 7112 genomic window:
- a CDS encoding class I SAM-dependent methyltransferase: protein MSFNDRQTKLEYGDFQTPLELAEMVCRKLIELDVNPKVIIEPTCGIGNFIKAAANSFPSASKIVGVEINQHYLIELIAKHELLQDERCEVKHGDFFDFDWTSLINQFNHRVLVLGNFPWVTNSQQGTIGGENLPKKSNFQKHTGLDALTGKSNFDISEWMLIQAVQWLQNRDATLAMLCKTSTARKLLNYLHSQKLNLAECATYTIDAKKYFEANVDACLLFCKFDYNSRNYFCDVFSSLESSECHRIGYHNNLLVKDIDSFRKLSNLYAVNPGTKWRSGVKHDCSNVMEFRKIDNLFVNGFGEAVELEETYLFPLFKGSDVAQNRINATDRYILVTQKFIGESTENIKTIAPNTGRYLEKCGQYLDNRKSKIYQNNPRFSIFGVGYYSFQPWKIAICGLYKKLDFRLIGEIANKPAIFDDTVYFLSFDSERVARQTFELLNSPTAINFYSALVFWDEKRPIKSSILNCLNLAILADSEFVTADARR from the coding sequence ATGAGTTTCAACGATCGCCAAACCAAACTAGAATACGGGGATTTTCAAACACCGCTGGAATTAGCCGAGATGGTGTGCCGGAAATTGATAGAACTTGATGTTAACCCCAAAGTCATCATTGAGCCAACTTGCGGAATAGGTAATTTCATTAAAGCTGCAGCAAATTCCTTTCCATCCGCCAGCAAGATTGTCGGAGTTGAAATCAATCAACATTATTTAATAGAATTAATAGCTAAGCATGAATTGTTACAGGATGAAAGATGTGAGGTTAAGCACGGAGATTTTTTTGATTTTGACTGGACATCATTAATCAACCAATTTAATCATAGGGTACTGGTTCTTGGGAACTTTCCTTGGGTAACAAACTCACAACAAGGAACTATTGGCGGTGAAAACTTGCCGAAAAAAAGTAATTTTCAAAAGCACACTGGCTTAGATGCACTAACAGGTAAGAGTAACTTCGATATCTCAGAATGGATGCTGATTCAGGCGGTGCAATGGCTGCAAAATCGTGACGCTACTCTGGCAATGCTTTGCAAGACTTCGACTGCTAGAAAGTTATTGAATTACCTTCACTCTCAAAAACTCAATCTCGCTGAATGTGCAACTTATACAATAGATGCTAAAAAATATTTTGAGGCAAATGTTGATGCTTGTCTGTTATTCTGCAAATTTGATTATAATTCGCGAAACTACTTCTGCGATGTATTTAGCAGTTTAGAAAGTTCAGAATGTCACCGAATTGGATATCACAACAATCTCCTGGTTAAGGATATAGATTCTTTCAGGAAATTGAGTAATTTATATGCTGTAAATCCAGGAACGAAATGGCGCTCTGGCGTCAAGCATGACTGCTCGAATGTGATGGAGTTTCGGAAAATTGATAATTTGTTTGTCAATGGATTTGGGGAAGCTGTCGAGCTTGAGGAAACTTATCTATTTCCGCTATTTAAAGGATCTGATGTTGCTCAAAATCGCATTAATGCTACCGATCGATATATCCTAGTTACTCAAAAATTTATCGGTGAATCAACCGAAAACATCAAAACTATAGCTCCTAACACCGGACGTTATCTAGAGAAGTGCGGGCAATATCTAGATAATCGTAAAAGCAAAATTTATCAAAATAACCCTCGATTTTCGATTTTTGGAGTAGGCTATTATAGCTTCCAACCTTGGAAAATTGCTATTTGCGGGCTTTATAAAAAATTGGATTTTAGGTTAATCGGTGAAATAGCTAATAAACCTGCAATCTTCGATGATACTGTTTACTTTCTCAGCTTTGACAGCGAGAGAGTGGCACGTCAAACTTTTGAGCTTTTGAATTCACCGACGGCAATTAACTTTTATTCAGCACTTGTATTTTGGGATGAAAAGCGCCCGATTAAATCCAGCATTTTAAATTGTCTGAATCTAGCAATACTGGCAGATTCGGAATTTGTAACCGCAGATGCACGCAGATAA
- a CDS encoding DUF4926 domain-containing protein — MAKNTIKLLDVVALTVDIPEYNLWRGQVGTVVELLADGAAFEVEFSDRNGRTYESVGLHPEQIMVLYFEPASPDRKLEMVTA, encoded by the coding sequence GTGGCAAAAAATACAATTAAATTACTAGATGTTGTTGCCTTGACAGTTGATATTCCTGAATACAACCTGTGGCGCGGACAAGTAGGGACTGTGGTTGAACTGTTGGCTGATGGTGCAGCGTTTGAAGTTGAATTTAGCGATCGCAACGGACGGACTTATGAATCTGTCGGGCTGCATCCAGAGCAAATCATGGTGTTGTACTTTGAACCAGCATCGCCCGATCGCAAACTCGAAATGGTTACAGCTTAG
- a CDS encoding type II toxin-antitoxin system HicB family antitoxin, whose amino-acid sequence MKLPYIIVIQWSDEDNCYLVHLPDFPSQQFHTHGDTYEEALQNAVEVLELLVEEYQADGKSLPAPKTLVKNLLFA is encoded by the coding sequence ATGAAATTACCTTATATAATTGTTATTCAATGGTCGGATGAAGATAACTGCTACCTGGTTCATTTACCTGATTTTCCATCTCAGCAGTTCCACACTCACGGAGATACCTACGAAGAAGCTTTGCAGAATGCAGTGGAGGTATTAGAGCTTTTAGTTGAAGAATATCAGGCAGATGGTAAATCTCTCCCAGCACCTAAAACTTTAGTAAAAAACTTGCTGTTTGCTTGA
- a CDS encoding type II toxin-antitoxin system HicA family toxin → MPKKIRELKSLLLKAGFTYRSAKGSHTRWVHPLLPNEPITIAGNDGDDAKLYLEREVNRKLGILKAIEEEESES, encoded by the coding sequence ATGCCCAAAAAGATTAGAGAACTCAAAAGCCTTCTGCTAAAAGCTGGGTTTACTTATCGTTCGGCAAAAGGCAGTCATACAAGATGGGTTCATCCTTTACTACCAAATGAACCAATTACCATTGCTGGAAATGATGGCGATGATGCGAAACTGTATTTAGAGAGAGAAGTTAATCGAAAACTTGGAATATTGAAAGCAATTGAAGAAGAGGAATCAGAATCATGA
- a CDS encoding NAD(P)H-quinone oxidoreductase subunit J has protein sequence MAEQESAIVEAGKVSQWLTQNGFEHEALAADNLGVEILKVDREFLIPMSTALYAYGFNYMQCQCAYDQGPGQDLVSVYHLAKLTDNASKPEEVRVKVFIPREDPRVPSVYWIWKAADFQERESYDMYGIVYEGHPNLKRILMNEDWVGWPLRKDYISPDFYELQDAY, from the coding sequence GTGGCTGAACAAGAATCTGCAATTGTTGAAGCCGGGAAGGTTTCCCAGTGGTTGACTCAAAATGGCTTTGAACACGAAGCTTTAGCGGCCGATAATTTGGGCGTGGAGATATTAAAGGTCGATCGAGAATTCCTAATTCCGATGTCAACAGCACTGTACGCCTACGGGTTTAATTATATGCAGTGCCAGTGCGCCTACGACCAAGGGCCGGGACAAGATTTAGTCAGCGTTTACCACTTGGCTAAGCTGACAGATAATGCTTCCAAGCCTGAAGAAGTCCGCGTCAAAGTATTCATTCCCCGCGAAGATCCCAGAGTGCCATCAGTCTACTGGATTTGGAAAGCGGCCGATTTTCAAGAGCGGGAATCCTACGATATGTACGGCATAGTCTACGAAGGACATCCGAATCTGAAACGGATTTTGATGAACGAAGATTGGGTAGGCTGGCCGCTGCGGAAAGATTACATTTCCCCTGATTTCTACGAACTGCAAGACGCTTATTAA
- the ndhK gene encoding photosynthetic/respiratory NAD(P)H-quinone oxidoreductase subunit K yields MVLSSDKSQKPLIVNPAIRPEVTSELSENVILTTVDDLYNWARLSSLWPLLYGTACCFIEFAALIGSRFDFDRFGLVPRSSPRQADLLITAGTITMKYAPILVRLYEQMPEPKYVIAMGACTITGGMFSVDSPTAVRGVDKLIPVDVYIPGCPPRPEAIIDAIIKLRKKIANDSMQERGNLQPTHRYYTRPHKMKVVDDILDGKYLSVPARIAPPKELTEAMGMPVPPALLAGQKQEVNRG; encoded by the coding sequence ATGGTCTTAAGTTCTGACAAATCACAAAAACCTCTAATTGTCAATCCCGCTATTCGCCCTGAAGTCACATCCGAATTGTCAGAGAATGTCATCCTAACTACGGTTGATGACCTCTACAATTGGGCGAGACTTTCGAGCCTGTGGCCGCTGCTTTACGGCACAGCTTGCTGCTTCATCGAATTTGCAGCTTTGATCGGTTCGCGCTTTGACTTCGACAGATTCGGCTTAGTACCGCGATCGAGCCCCCGACAAGCCGACCTGCTAATCACTGCCGGCACCATCACCATGAAGTACGCCCCCATCTTGGTGCGGCTGTACGAACAAATGCCTGAACCCAAATACGTGATCGCGATGGGCGCCTGCACCATCACCGGCGGAATGTTCAGCGTAGACTCCCCCACAGCAGTCAGAGGCGTTGACAAACTGATTCCCGTAGACGTGTACATCCCCGGCTGTCCCCCCCGCCCAGAAGCGATTATTGACGCAATTATCAAACTGCGGAAAAAAATCGCCAACGATTCGATGCAAGAACGCGGCAACTTGCAGCCCACCCACCGCTACTACACCAGACCCCACAAAATGAAAGTAGTAGACGACATCTTGGATGGGAAATACTTGTCAGTTCCAGCCCGGATAGCGCCGCCGAAGGAATTGACCGAAGCAATGGGAATGCCAGTACCGCCGGCTTTGCTTGCAGGACAAAAACAGGAGGTAAACCGTGGCTGA
- the ndhC gene encoding photosynthetic/respiratory NAD(P)H-quinone oxidoreductase subunit C — protein MFALSGYEYFLGFLLISSLVPILALTASKVLRPKSRPYDRRTTYESGVEPIGGAWIQFNIRYYMFALVFVIFDVETVFLYPWAVAFNQLGLLAFIEALFFITILVIALVYAWRKGALEWS, from the coding sequence GTGTTTGCACTCAGCGGCTACGAGTATTTCTTAGGCTTCCTGTTAATTTCCAGCCTAGTCCCTATCCTCGCCCTCACGGCGTCTAAGGTTCTGCGGCCCAAAAGTCGTCCCTACGACCGACGCACTACCTACGAATCTGGCGTCGAGCCGATCGGCGGAGCCTGGATTCAGTTCAACATCCGATATTATATGTTCGCCCTGGTCTTCGTCATCTTCGACGTAGAGACCGTCTTCCTCTATCCTTGGGCGGTTGCTTTCAACCAGCTAGGATTGTTGGCTTTCATCGAAGCCTTGTTTTTTATCACGATCCTCGTTATTGCTCTTGTCTATGCATGGCGCAAAGGAGCCTTGGAATGGTCTTAA
- a CDS encoding rubredoxin: MSDRATETKTLDRHECRACGYVYEPKKGNPKIDIAPGTAFEDLPQTWVCPVCGARKSMFQNLGQMEGVSGFKANQRYGVGVNGMTEGQKSLLIFGGLVVGFLLLLSMYGLQ, encoded by the coding sequence ATGAGCGATCGAGCTACTGAAACCAAAACCCTCGATCGGCACGAGTGCCGCGCCTGCGGCTACGTATATGAGCCGAAAAAGGGAAATCCTAAAATTGACATTGCCCCGGGCACGGCTTTTGAAGATTTGCCCCAAACTTGGGTCTGTCCCGTTTGCGGGGCGCGCAAATCCATGTTTCAAAATCTCGGTCAGATGGAAGGGGTATCGGGATTTAAGGCAAATCAGCGTTACGGTGTCGGTGTCAACGGCATGACCGAAGGTCAGAAAAGTTTGCTGATTTTTGGCGGCTTGGTCGTTGGTTTCTTGTTGTTACTTAGTATGTATGGTTTGCAGTAA
- a CDS encoding photosynthesis system II assembly factor Ycf48 has translation MVCSKTIVRFWQRIVMLLAAALICTSCSTIGSVSYNPWQVISLPTEANLQDIAFTGNPQHGWVVGSEATLLETLDGGTSWKSIALDIDDPRSRFASVSFSGSEGWIVGQPSVLLHTNDEGKSWTRIALSSQLPGSPSTIAALGPNSAQMTTDVGAIYRTSDGGKNWKAVVQDSFGVVRNINRSEDGQYVAVSSKGNFYSVWKPGQAAWEPHNRNSSRRLQNMGFTKDGRLWMLARGGQIQFSDPESPEGWGKPFFPDRKASWGLLDMAYRTDNEVWVAGGGGNLLCSFDGGKTWQKDREVEDVPANFYRIVFMGPDRGFVLGASGTLLKYQGSAQAA, from the coding sequence ATGGTTTGCAGTAAAACGATTGTGAGATTTTGGCAACGAATTGTAATGTTATTGGCCGCTGCGCTCATCTGTACGAGTTGCAGCACCATCGGTTCTGTGAGTTACAACCCCTGGCAAGTGATTTCCTTGCCGACGGAAGCTAATTTGCAGGATATTGCCTTTACGGGCAATCCTCAGCACGGCTGGGTTGTAGGTTCTGAGGCTACTCTGCTCGAAACCCTCGACGGCGGTACTAGCTGGAAGTCTATAGCACTAGATATCGACGATCCCAGATCGCGTTTTGCGTCGGTGAGTTTTTCGGGTTCCGAAGGCTGGATTGTCGGCCAGCCTTCTGTTTTGCTCCACACGAACGATGAGGGCAAGTCTTGGACGCGGATTGCTTTGAGCTCTCAGTTGCCAGGTTCTCCGAGTACGATCGCGGCTTTGGGCCCGAATTCCGCCCAGATGACGACAGATGTCGGGGCGATTTACCGGACTTCCGACGGCGGCAAAAATTGGAAAGCTGTCGTGCAGGATTCTTTTGGGGTAGTTCGCAATATCAACCGTTCTGAAGACGGGCAGTATGTTGCGGTTTCCTCGAAGGGAAATTTCTACTCGGTGTGGAAACCCGGACAAGCAGCTTGGGAACCTCACAACCGCAATAGTTCTCGCCGCCTGCAAAATATGGGCTTTACCAAGGACGGGCGTTTGTGGATGCTCGCCCGCGGCGGTCAGATTCAGTTTAGCGACCCGGAAAGTCCTGAAGGCTGGGGAAAACCGTTTTTTCCCGATCGCAAGGCGAGTTGGGGTTTGCTGGACATGGCTTACCGGACTGATAATGAAGTTTGGGTAGCCGGCGGCGGCGGCAATTTGCTGTGCAGTTTTGACGGCGGGAAAACTTGGCAAAAAGACCGCGAAGTTGAAGATGTTCCCGCTAATTTTTACAGGATTGTCTTTATGGGCCCCGATCGCGGATTTGTACTCGGCGCGAGCGGAACTCTACTTAAATATCAAGGTTCAGCGCAAGCTGCTTGA
- the psbE gene encoding cytochrome b559 subunit alpha: MAGTTGERPFGDIITSIRYWVIHSITIPALFIAGWLFVQTGLAYDAFGTPRPNQYFTPQREEVPIISDRFEAKKQVDQFIAK; encoded by the coding sequence ATGGCTGGTACAACTGGAGAACGTCCGTTTGGGGACATTATTACAAGTATCCGTTATTGGGTAATTCACAGCATCACCATTCCGGCTTTGTTTATTGCTGGATGGCTGTTTGTGCAAACGGGTTTGGCTTACGATGCTTTCGGAACTCCTCGCCCTAACCAGTATTTCACACCGCAGCGGGAAGAAGTGCCGATTATCTCGGATCGCTTTGAAGCTAAGAAACAAGTAGATCAGTTCATTGCCAAGTAA
- the psbF gene encoding cytochrome b559 subunit beta has translation MTSRTPNNEPISYPIFTVRWLAVHTLGVPTIFFLGAIAAMQFIQR, from the coding sequence ATGACGAGCAGAACCCCAAATAATGAGCCTATTTCGTATCCGATTTTTACGGTGCGCTGGTTGGCAGTTCATACTTTAGGTGTCCCAACAATTTTCTTTTTGGGCGCGATCGCAGCAATGCAATTTATTCAACGATAG
- a CDS encoding photosystem II reaction center protein L gives MPERVPNPNEQPVELNRTSLYLGLLLIFVLGILFSSYFFN, from the coding sequence ATGCCTGAGCGCGTTCCTAATCCCAACGAGCAGCCTGTTGAGTTAAACAGGACTTCTTTGTATTTGGGTTTGTTGCTGATTTTTGTTTTGGGTATTTTGTTTTCCAGTTATTTCTTTAATTAA
- a CDS encoding photosystem II reaction center protein J, with amino-acid sequence MFSESGRIPLWLVATVAGLGVLSIVALFFYGAYAGLGSSM; translated from the coding sequence ATGTTTAGTGAAAGTGGCAGAATTCCTTTGTGGCTGGTAGCTACTGTCGCAGGCCTCGGTGTTCTGAGCATTGTGGCTCTTTTCTTCTACGGTGCTTATGCCGGTTTGGGTTCTTCGATGTAA
- a CDS encoding transglycosylase domain-containing protein, whose amino-acid sequence MTPPPPPRKPQTVLGAITQAVQTIAKVNFNQLALKPNAKVPELWVQDAGAAKAEVYPLLGDRYLLGRSSKSSDIVVRNPVVSHVHLSLSRDSRRRTPFVIKDEDSTNGIYNGKRRVKSMSLRHGDVFTLGPPELAAAVRIQYVYPPPWYLQLVRYSFYGVSGITALIAVLVGMESTKFHVRPLPRSINGPVIVYARDGQTPLRPPQNNAHLELKQLQDFSPYLSKAVLASEDSRYNWHLGVDPIGVLRALLTNVRGGGIREGGSTLTQQLARSLFRDYVGTQDSAGRKLREAVVALKLENYYSKDELLLTYLNRVFLGIDLYGFEDASRFYFGKSAKDLTLSEAATLAGILPAPNSFNPIQNYQLAVQYRDRVIERMRALGTVSQEEADRARRSRIDINPKARQYLQSTIAPYFYSYVFDELEFLLGEQLAREGNFIVETGLNPGLQKVAEASLRNAVENAGASAGFSQGAVVTLNTTTGEVLALVGGVDYLKSQFNRATQALRQPGSTFKIFTYAAALERGISPDKTYSCAPLSWGGQSYSGCERTSGSADMYRGLAQSENAIALRVAQDVGLDNVVQMARRLGITSELRSNPGLVLGESEVNVLQLTGAFGVLANRGLGNRPHVIKRIIDSSDCKDRNDFNSCRVIYDYQKDGIANRQLVPEGVADTMTDMLQGVVRGGTGSSAALGLGEAGKTGTTNDNRDLWFVGYIPSQQLVTGVWLGNDDNSPTGGGSANAAQLWGEYMRQVAR is encoded by the coding sequence ATGACCCCACCGCCGCCGCCCCGCAAACCTCAAACCGTCTTGGGTGCGATTACCCAAGCAGTCCAGACTATTGCCAAGGTTAATTTTAACCAGCTAGCCCTGAAACCGAATGCCAAAGTACCCGAACTGTGGGTACAGGATGCGGGTGCAGCTAAAGCTGAGGTTTATCCGCTGTTGGGCGATCGATATTTGTTAGGTCGATCGTCCAAATCTTCAGATATTGTAGTTCGCAATCCCGTTGTCAGTCACGTGCACTTATCCCTGTCGCGCGATAGTCGGCGGCGGACTCCTTTTGTCATCAAAGATGAAGACTCCACAAACGGCATTTACAATGGCAAAAGGCGAGTTAAAAGTATGTCCCTGCGCCACGGAGACGTGTTCACTTTAGGGCCGCCGGAACTGGCCGCCGCTGTCAGAATTCAGTACGTATATCCGCCGCCTTGGTATTTGCAACTTGTGCGTTACAGCTTTTACGGCGTCAGCGGAATCACCGCTTTGATTGCCGTGTTGGTAGGCATGGAATCGACCAAGTTTCACGTGCGGCCTCTGCCGAGAAGTATCAATGGCCCGGTGATTGTTTACGCCCGCGACGGGCAAACTCCGCTGCGTCCTCCTCAGAATAACGCTCACTTAGAATTAAAGCAATTGCAGGATTTTTCGCCTTATTTATCCAAGGCTGTACTTGCTTCGGAAGACAGCCGCTACAATTGGCATTTGGGGGTAGATCCGATCGGGGTTTTGCGGGCGCTTTTGACCAATGTTCGCGGGGGAGGAATTCGCGAAGGCGGCAGCACTCTGACGCAGCAGTTAGCGAGGAGTTTGTTTCGAGATTATGTGGGAACTCAAGATTCGGCGGGACGCAAGTTGCGGGAAGCTGTAGTTGCCCTGAAACTGGAGAATTATTACAGCAAAGACGAACTGTTGCTGACTTATTTGAATCGCGTGTTTTTAGGAATTGACCTTTACGGTTTTGAGGATGCGTCTCGGTTTTATTTTGGCAAGTCGGCGAAGGATTTAACTTTGTCAGAGGCGGCAACTTTGGCGGGAATTTTGCCGGCGCCAAACAGTTTTAATCCAATTCAAAATTATCAGTTGGCGGTACAGTACCGCGATCGAGTGATCGAACGGATGCGGGCACTGGGGACGGTTTCTCAGGAAGAAGCCGATCGCGCGAGGCGATCGCGAATTGATATCAATCCCAAAGCCCGCCAATATCTGCAAAGTACGATCGCTCCTTATTTCTACAGTTATGTATTTGACGAATTGGAGTTTTTGCTGGGGGAGCAGTTAGCCAGAGAAGGCAATTTTATTGTAGAAACAGGTTTGAATCCCGGTCTGCAAAAAGTAGCTGAAGCTTCCCTCAGAAATGCTGTTGAAAATGCCGGAGCAAGTGCTGGCTTTTCTCAAGGAGCCGTAGTAACTCTCAATACTACAACGGGGGAAGTCTTAGCTTTAGTTGGGGGCGTAGATTACTTGAAAAGTCAGTTTAATCGGGCTACCCAAGCTTTGAGACAGCCCGGTTCTACATTTAAGATATTCACCTATGCAGCCGCGCTGGAGCGGGGAATCTCACCCGATAAAACTTATTCTTGCGCTCCCCTTTCTTGGGGCGGACAAAGTTACAGCGGCTGCGAAAGAACCAGCGGTAGTGCTGATATGTATCGGGGTTTAGCACAGTCGGAAAATGCAATTGCTTTGAGAGTAGCACAGGATGTCGGTTTAGACAATGTAGTGCAAATGGCCCGACGTTTAGGGATTACATCTGAACTGCGTTCTAACCCAGGTTTAGTATTAGGTGAAAGTGAAGTTAACGTATTGCAATTAACGGGTGCATTCGGGGTTTTGGCCAATCGGGGTTTGGGGAATCGCCCCCACGTAATTAAGAGAATTATTGACAGCAGCGATTGCAAAGATAGAAATGATTTTAACAGTTGTCGGGTGATTTATGACTATCAAAAAGATGGCATTGCCAATCGGCAGTTAGTTCCTGAAGGCGTAGCGGATACGATGACTGATATGCTGCAAGGTGTTGTGCGGGGAGGTACGGGCAGCAGTGCTGCTTTGGGGTTGGGAGAAGCTGGAAAAACAGGCACGACTAATGATAATAGAGATTTGTGGTTTGTCGGTTATATTCCGAGTCAGCAACTGGTGACAGGAGTTTGGTTGGGAAATGATGATAATTCTCCGACTGGGGGAGGTAGTGCAAATGCCGCCCAGTTGTGGGGGGAATATATGCGGCAGGTGGCGCGTTAA
- a CDS encoding IS607 family transposase, translating into MSKYVPPRIAVQRLGVCSKTLERWEKEGKIKAYRTPSGQRRYDCDSIVDIPSTKPTILYARVSSRSQKADLPRQTDFLLSRYPGCEIIQDIGSGLNFKRKGLIALLEHIYTGDIGMVVIASKDRLCRFGFDLISWFAERGGCKILVLNNNSLSPERKRVQDILAIIHVFSCRLYGLKKYKKQIIEDSDLPSVPKGGDQENLATEDSRQSKSLQ; encoded by the coding sequence ATGTCCAAATATGTACCACCAAGAATCGCTGTTCAACGACTTGGAGTATGTTCAAAAACCCTTGAGCGGTGGGAAAAAGAAGGGAAAATCAAAGCCTACAGAACACCGTCAGGACAGCGACGGTACGACTGCGACTCAATTGTCGATATTCCATCTACTAAACCAACCATCCTCTACGCCAGAGTTAGCAGTCGAAGTCAAAAAGCCGACCTTCCACGACAGACTGACTTTCTTCTGTCTCGCTACCCCGGATGTGAAATCATCCAAGACATCGGGAGCGGCCTCAATTTCAAAAGGAAAGGTCTTATCGCCCTACTGGAACACATTTACACAGGCGACATCGGAATGGTTGTCATTGCCTCAAAAGATAGGCTGTGCCGATTCGGGTTCGATCTTATCTCATGGTTTGCGGAGCGGGGCGGGTGTAAAATTCTGGTTCTCAACAATAACTCACTTAGTCCAGAAAGAAAAAGGGTTCAAGACATACTCGCCATCATCCACGTCTTCAGTTGCCGACTCTACGGACTCAAAAAGTACAAAAAGCAAATCATTGAAGACTCTGACCTACCGAGTGTACCCAAAGGGGGAGACCAAGAAAATCTGGCTACTGAGGATTCACGCCAATCGAAAAGTCTACAATAA